One Mycolicibacterium sp. TUM20985 genomic window, CCCGTCACGGTGCGCGATGCCGGATCCGTCGAGCTGAGGTCCACGTCAGCCCCCATGACCGGCGTCTCGAGCAGTATTAAGTGGCCCGTGATCGAGACCACGGACCCGCGGCCGTTCGATGCGTGCGAGGACATCCCGATCGACGTCGTCAATGGTCTGGGGCTGGGCTTCACGCCGCCGGAGCACGAGGACGGGCTGCGGTGCCACTATGACGCAGGCAACTATCAGATGGCGGTCGAGGCGTTCGTCTGGCGAACTTACGAGGAGACCCTGCCCGCGGATGCCGTCGAGATGGACATCGCCGGCCATCGCGCCGCGCAGTATTGGATCCTGAAGCCGTCGGACCGCAACAACCGGTTCTGGTTCAGCTGCATGATCGCGTTCGACACCAGCTACGGAGTGCTCCAGCAGTCACTGTTCTACGCGCCGGTGTACAGCGCCGACGACGTCGACTGCATGCAGACCAACCTGCAGCGGGCTCAACAACTGGTGCCGTTCTACAAGTTCTAGGTTCGACCGCGCGGTGGGTAACGTGCACGGCGTGGCTCCCCCAATGAGCGCCAAGCGCCTCGCGTCCCTCGCCCTCAGCCGCGTGCTACTGCTACCCCCGCCGTCGACGGGCTTCACCGTCCACCGCGGGTTGCGCGTTCCGATGCGGGACGGCGTCGACCTGATCGCAGACCACTACGCACCCAGCGCCGCCGCACCGGCGGGCACCCTGCTGGTCCGCGGTCCCTACGGCCGCGCGTTTCCGTTCTCGAGCCTGTTCGGCACCGTGTACGCGGCGCGCGGCTACCACGTGGTGATCCAAAGTGTGCGCGGCACGTTCGGCTCGGGTGGGGAGTTCACCCCGATGATCCACGAAGTGGCCGACGGCGCCGATACCGTGACCTGGTTGCGGGAGCAGTCCTGGTTCACCGGATCGTTCGCCACGATCGGGCTGTCCTACCTCGGGTTCACGCAGTGGGCCGTGCTGATGGACCCGCCACCCGAACTGGCTGCCGCGGTGATCATCGTCGGCCCGCATGACTTCAGCCAATCCGCCTGGGGCACGGGTTCGTTCACCGTCAACGACTTCCTCGGGTGGAGCGAGATGATGGCCCACCAGGAGGACGCGAATCGACTGGTCGGCGCCCTGACGCAGAGCCGTTCCCGGCGGCGGGTGGCACGCACCACCAACCAGGTGCCGATGGGCGCTTCAGGTCGGGCGCTGCTCGGCGCCGGTGCCCCGTGGTGGGAGTCCTGGGTCGAACACCCCGACCGCGAGGACCCGTTCTGGGGCCCCCTCCGCCTGACCGACGCCCTCGACCGGGTGGACGTGCCCGTGCTGCTGTTCAGCGGCTGGCAGGACCTCTTCCTCGATCAGACCCTCGCG contains:
- a CDS encoding DUF3558 domain-containing protein produces the protein MVRRMRLLSAMCALIAAVVVVWQANPVTVRDAGSVELRSTSAPMTGVSSSIKWPVIETTDPRPFDACEDIPIDVVNGLGLGFTPPEHEDGLRCHYDAGNYQMAVEAFVWRTYEETLPADAVEMDIAGHRAAQYWILKPSDRNNRFWFSCMIAFDTSYGVLQQSLFYAPVYSADDVDCMQTNLQRAQQLVPFYKF
- a CDS encoding CocE/NonD family hydrolase, translating into MSAKRLASLALSRVLLLPPPSTGFTVHRGLRVPMRDGVDLIADHYAPSAAAPAGTLLVRGPYGRAFPFSSLFGTVYAARGYHVVIQSVRGTFGSGGEFTPMIHEVADGADTVTWLREQSWFTGSFATIGLSYLGFTQWAVLMDPPPELAAAVIIVGPHDFSQSAWGTGSFTVNDFLGWSEMMAHQEDANRLVGALTQSRSRRRVARTTNQVPMGASGRALLGAGAPWWESWVEHPDREDPFWGPLRLTDALDRVDVPVLLFSGWQDLFLDQTLAQFAHLRDRNVTTALTVGPWTHTQLMTKGAPTVIRESLQWLDAHLAGKPPTPRSPVRAFVGKHDWLDLPTWPPTMPEHVVYLQPAHRLSSEPPDGSAPPSTFTFDPADPTPTIGGRLLSPEGGSRDDTRLALRPDVSDFTGDPLTADLYLVGNPVIELTHSCDNPHNDVFVRLSEVDAEGRSTNVSEGFLRRTTDSGVVRLELDAVAHRFPAGSRLRIMVAGGSHPRFVRNLGTGEPPISGTEMKPARHTIHHGSGGLSRLLLPAGSRPPSAD